A region of the Atribacteraceae bacterium genome:
ACTTCAAATCTATCGATGGGAGGCTTATCCGATGCGTACATTGTTTGTCCTCACATTGGCGCTTATCACCATGGTTGTTTTTACCACGGGTTGTCAACCCGGGGGAAATCAGCTAACTTTAGCTCGCTACAGCCAGATCCGGGGGGTAGCCGTCGTTCCGTCATCCCCCCTGGTACGATCGACCAGTCCAAACTCTGATGAGTTCTTTGCCGGAGCGGAAGTGAAAATCACCGATCCTGCCACCGGACAAACCATCGCCGTCACCACAACCGGAACAGACGGCAGCTTCACGGTGCTGGTGCCGGAGGGTGGCCCCTACCTGATCACGGTTTACAAGGGAAACGTCGCGATAATGCACTTCATCGCCGAAGTTGATGGCGGCGTGCAAATCGACATCGGGATCATCGACGCTAATTCGACGGCCCTGGCCTTGATCACACTGAGAACTATGGAGGAAGTTGAAGAAGTCGAGGACAAAGTTGACGACGAACATGGTGAAGATTATGAGTACGATGAAAATCTGGGCGCTGCGGTAGCTGAATTAGCCAGAGACATACGTAACGCGATTCTTAATGAGATAGATATCAATATAAGCGCCGCTATCAGGGATAAAGTCGATGCGCTTGTCCAACACATACTGGCTCATCATAATCTCAGCCCCAACAGCGATATCCCCGCCGCAGTCAGCGGCTGGGCCATCAATAACGGCAATCCCCCCGGTCCTCCGCCCTGGGCCGGGGAGGGAGATGAGGATGAAGACCCCGCAGAGGAGATATCCTGAACATAGATTGCTGAAGACACTCTTGATTTTGCTGCAAAAACTCATTTCAGCGAGGCCCCGTTGCCCTTAGCAACGCCTCATCTGGCATTTTCTTGCACGCATCAATGACCACGTCTGGTTGCAGTGATGCTGAAAAGGCCATCCTTGGCCTTTTTACTTCGAAAATGCGGTGATTTCGGCGGCTGGTTTAGGCAGCTCAGGCCCAGGCTTCCTTCGTTCTTTTGCAGCAAAATTACTTATGGCAGTAGAATCAATTTTCTATTATTCCATTACTGCGGGGCGTCTTCCGCGAGCGAGCCGAACAGAGTTTCCCAGTCCGATACCCGGGGTTCGTCGGTTCCGACCACTTCAAAGGTGATATTGCGCGCACCCGGTTGCCACAACGACTGGATACAGACCTCGGCGACATCTTCCCGGCTGATCATCCCGTCGACCCGGTCTCCCTGACTGAAGACCAATTCCGAAAACCCGCCCTGGTCATCGAGCAAACCCCCGGGCCGGACGATGGTGTAGGAGAGACCGCTGGCAAGAAGCGCCTCTTCGCCCTTCCGCTTCCATTTCAACACTTTTCCGAAAAGGTTCAGGGAGTGAAAAGGCTTCGTGACGCCAAGCGAGGAAACGAGCACGAAATGTCCGACCTGGAACTCCCGGGAGACTTCCACAAGATTCGCTACCCCGAGGTAATCAACGTATTTCGGACCGTCCGGGCCTCCGTAATGAGGGCTTCCGGCGGTGCAGAGCACCGCCCGGACCCCCCGGACTGCTTTAATCAGCGTATCGACATTATTGAGATTGCCAGAGAACGCCGGAAAGGTTTTTTTAAAATACATTTGGGCTTTCTTCGGGTTCCTGGTCAGGAGGCGGATCGAGTATCCCCGGGCAGAGAGCTTCCGAACCAGCAAACGGCCGGTTCGACCGGTTCCTCCTACTACCAGCAATGGTTGGTTACGTATTTCTTCTTCCTCTTCCTGGATCTTTTTTTTCTGCCAGGGCTGGAGATCTTCTTTATGATTAAACAATTTAGGCCACACCGCTACTCACCATCTTTCCGGGTATCCAACCCACCGTTACCAGAAATACACCGGACAGAGCAGGTGGATCGGGCTGGGATCGCCTCGCACAACCAGTTTATCTTACCACAGCAACCGCAACGCGGACTACCCTTCCAAGCCTTAGTCCAGGCTGGTGGCTGGCTGGTAAAACGCGCCCGGCGGACAGGTTTTTTTCAGCGGACGAGAGAAATATGGTTCACTGTGACCAAGAGTTCGATCTCCACCGGTGCGCAGAGCGGTAAGGAAGCGACTCCTACCGCGGAGCGGGCATGTTTCCCCGCTTCACCAAAGAGGTCCACCAGGAGATCGGAAGCTCCGTTGAGCACTTGTGAATGTTCGTGGAAATCTTCGGCGGAAGCGACGTAGCCAGTAACCTTAACGATCTGTTCGATCAATTCCAAATCACCGATTACTAAATGGAGGACGCTGAGACCGTTGAGGACACACACCCGGGCGGCGCGGGCCGCCTCCTCGATCGTGCAATCCCGGCCCACCTGGCCCTGGATAAGGAGCCTTCCGTCGACGAGCGGCAGTTGTCCGGAAGTAAACACGAAAGGACCGGCGATGACCGCCGGGCGGTACGCCCCCACC
Encoded here:
- a CDS encoding RidA family protein: MKTVADRLKARGIVLPVVPAPVGAYRPAVIAGPFVFTSGQLPLVDGRLLIQGQVGRDCTIEEAARAARVCVLNGLSVLHLVIGDLELIEQIVKVTGYVASAEDFHEHSQVLNGASDLLVDLFGEAGKHARSAVGVASLPLCAPVEIELLVTVNHISLVR
- a CDS encoding SDR family oxidoreductase, producing the protein MFNHKEDLQPWQKKKIQEEEEEIRNQPLLVVGGTGRTGRLLVRKLSARGYSIRLLTRNPKKAQMYFKKTFPAFSGNLNNVDTLIKAVRGVRAVLCTAGSPHYGGPDGPKYVDYLGVANLVEVSREFQVGHFVLVSSLGVTKPFHSLNLFGKVLKWKRKGEEALLASGLSYTIVRPGGLLDDQGGFSELVFSQGDRVDGMISREDVAEVCIQSLWQPGARNITFEVVGTDEPRVSDWETLFGSLAEDAPQ